In Choloepus didactylus isolate mChoDid1 chromosome 6, mChoDid1.pri, whole genome shotgun sequence, one DNA window encodes the following:
- the LOC119537099 gene encoding olfactory receptor 51V1-like, with protein MSATSISNLSNSIFVLTGFPGLELDYLWLSIPFSSIYAMVFLGNCMVLHVIRTEPSLHQPMFYFLAMLALTDLCMGLSTVHTVLGILWGLIQEISLDSCIAQSYFIHGLSFMESSVLLAMAFDRYIAICNPLHYSSILSNDKIMKIWMAILGRSSLLIPPVIIRLKFLTYCHPHILSHSFCLHQDLIRMACSDIRFNSIYGLALVISNLFLDAVLILISYIMILHTVLAIASQEERIKSLQTCVSHICAVLVFYVPIIGLTMVHRFGKHLSPLVHILMGNIYILFPPLMNPIIYSIKTQQIRRRIQRLCYLYIA; from the coding sequence ATGTCTGCGACCTCTATCTCCAACCTCAGTAATTCCATCTTTGTTCTCACTGGTTTTCCTGGCCTAGAACTTGACTATCTCTGGCTCTCCATCCCCTTCTCCTCCATCTATGCCATGGTATTTCTGGGAAACTGCATGGTCCTCCATGTGATCCGGACTGAGCCAAGCCTACACCAACCCATGTTTTATTTCCTGGCCATGCTCGCCCTCACTGACCTGTGCATGGGGTTGTCAACTGTGCACACAGTGCTAGGGATCCTGTGGGGACTCATTCAAGAGATCAGCCTGGACTCCTGCATTGCTCAGTCCTATTTTATCCATGGTCTGTCCTTCATGGAGTCCTCTGTCCTCCTTGCCATGGCCTTTGACCGCTACATTGCCATTTGCAACCCATTGCACTACTCTTCCATCCTAAGCAATGACAAAATCATGAAAATTTGGATGGCCATTTTAGGTAGGAGTTCTTTACTCATACCTCCAGTTATCATCCGCCTGAAGTTCTTAACTTACTGCCATCCCCATATCCTTTCTCACTCTTTCTGCCTGCACCAAGATTTAATTCGAATGGCCTGTTCGGACATCCGCTTCAACAGTATCTATGGTCTGGCCTTGGTGATCAGCAACTTGTTTTTGGATGCAGTGCTCATACTCATCTCCTACATCATGATCTTACACACGGTTTTAGCCATTGCATCCCAGGAGGAGAGGATCAAGTCCTTGCAGACCTGTGTATCTCACATCTGTGCTGTTTTGGTTTTCTATGTCCCCATCATTGGTCTGACCATGGTGCATCGTTTTGGTAAACACCTCTCACCTTTAGTTCATATCCTCATGGGCAACATCTATATCCTTTTTCCACCCTTGATGAACCCCATTATTTATAGTATCAAGACTCAACAGATACGAAGGAGAATCCAGAGATTGTGCTACTTGTATATAGCCTAA